Proteins encoded together in one Psychrobacter sp. 28M-43 window:
- a CDS encoding NAD(P)H-dependent glycerol-3-phosphate dehydrogenase, producing the protein MTSPNNSNKNNTSAKNETDKESSEKQNGMLAGILERATKSGLGRKKSNPSPVESAVAKDMADIHSNPTKLRLAFLGGGSFGTAMANLAARNGCDTTLWVRNKRTVKAMAKTQTNKKYLPGYKLDDRLKYSHDLAASVKDKDIIFIAVPGLAFRETLKNIAPFISGQSIVSLTKGMEKDTFAMMSDIIKEVLPEVNFGVMSGPNLAIEIMKNMPSATVIASESEPLRHAVQAALHSAFFRVFASDDIRGVELGGALKNIYAIAMGMAAAYEVGENTKAMILTRALAEMSRFGVEEGANPLTFLGLSGVGDLYATCSSELSRNYRIGNMLGRGMSIDAAVKKLGQTAEGVNTIQQVHEKATKAGIYMPITHALYAVIYEDKAALGVALHLMEAGFRSDVEFVMAHDHSNAALTAHMKTSGSHTKSKDSDADK; encoded by the coding sequence ATGACAAGCCCTAACAATAGTAATAAAAACAACACCAGTGCTAAGAATGAGACGGACAAAGAGTCGTCTGAAAAACAGAACGGTATGCTTGCAGGTATTCTTGAGCGAGCAACCAAGTCAGGTCTCGGCCGAAAAAAGTCAAATCCTAGCCCTGTTGAATCAGCTGTGGCAAAGGATATGGCCGACATTCATAGCAATCCAACCAAGCTGCGTTTGGCGTTTTTAGGGGGTGGTAGCTTTGGTACGGCAATGGCAAATTTAGCCGCACGTAATGGCTGTGATACTACGCTGTGGGTACGTAATAAGCGTACCGTAAAAGCGATGGCCAAAACACAGACCAATAAAAAGTATCTACCAGGCTATAAGCTTGATGATCGATTGAAGTACAGCCATGATTTGGCGGCAAGCGTCAAAGACAAAGACATTATTTTTATCGCTGTGCCAGGTTTAGCCTTTCGTGAAACGCTAAAGAATATTGCGCCTTTTATTAGTGGTCAGTCTATTGTGTCGTTGACTAAAGGCATGGAAAAAGACACCTTTGCGATGATGAGCGATATCATCAAAGAAGTGCTGCCAGAAGTGAACTTTGGCGTCATGTCAGGACCGAACCTCGCTATCGAAATCATGAAAAATATGCCGTCTGCTACGGTTATCGCAAGTGAATCGGAACCATTACGTCATGCCGTACAAGCAGCACTACACAGTGCCTTCTTTAGGGTATTTGCTAGTGATGATATACGCGGCGTCGAGCTTGGCGGCGCGCTCAAAAATATCTACGCAATTGCCATGGGTATGGCAGCCGCTTATGAAGTAGGTGAGAATACTAAAGCGATGATTCTTACTCGTGCTTTGGCAGAAATGAGTCGTTTTGGTGTTGAAGAAGGCGCCAATCCGCTCACTTTCTTGGGCTTATCAGGGGTAGGCGACTTATACGCTACCTGTAGCTCAGAGCTAAGTCGTAACTATCGTATCGGTAATATGCTCGGTCGCGGTATGAGTATTGATGCCGCGGTCAAAAAGCTTGGACAGACCGCTGAAGGGGTAAATACCATTCAGCAAGTACATGAAAAGGCGACCAAGGCGGGTATCTATATGCCAATTACCCATGCGCTCTATGCAGTCATTTATGAAGACAAAGCCGCTCTAGGCGTTGCATTGCATCTAATGGAAGCAGGATTCCGTAGCGATGTTGAGTTTGTCATGGCGCATGATCATAGCAATGCTGCACTTACCGCTCATATGAAAACCTCTGGCAGTCATACCAAAAGCAAAGACAGCGATGCTGATAAGTAA
- a CDS encoding SixA phosphatase family protein, with the protein MKIILVRHGQAEDETRPDSARQLTDFGQQQAAQTAEYVTTHYSPDRFVVSPYIRAQQTLSALRSRAPQVASSVQDNITPSDNARQALIDIANIEAECLVVVCHMSIVAYIAGLLTGDYPESFSLAEARVFDMEFVMTGMATEVDRFVPDQPY; encoded by the coding sequence ATGAAAATTATATTAGTACGTCATGGTCAAGCAGAAGACGAAACACGTCCAGATAGCGCGCGTCAGCTGACGGACTTTGGTCAGCAGCAGGCAGCACAAACGGCAGAGTATGTGACTACTCACTATAGCCCAGATCGTTTTGTGGTTAGCCCTTATATTAGAGCGCAGCAAACTTTATCTGCGCTCCGGTCGCGAGCGCCGCAAGTCGCCTCATCTGTGCAGGACAATATCACGCCCTCTGATAATGCTCGCCAAGCTCTGATAGATATTGCCAATATTGAAGCTGAGTGTTTGGTCGTTGTTTGTCATATGTCTATCGTCGCATATATCGCGGGATTGCTGACAGGCGATTATCCAGAGTCGTTCTCTTTAGCGGAAGCCAGAGTGTTTGACATGGAGTTTGTGATGACTGGCATGGCAACGGAAGTTGATCGTTTTGTTCCTGACCAGCCGTACTAG
- the gspL gene encoding type II secretion system protein GspL — protein sequence MLHVWLRAQHSPLAVWHKDVQQWQMVDGWQQLQTIYGNYKSNSQKTLCLYFPSSHALQVDTVLNAAQLKQLGNGGKQYLFEETSLTPIEQLNIRQLSHADTTQLYALAQNDIESWQQSAQLAGMNIVALLPDFLLLPPPEEGAGQQVILYQDSQTMLLRQSFGQGMAVSYLPLMFERFPHLSEVMVQPSIEAAIDASVDSLDSSSSMDLVAQTKALIADHQLLLTILPTVPKPIDSPERHALNFFMKSTDSQLSPYLRVAMMVALSALVLQMATDGVQWYKYNEATAATKTAIAAQYQSWFADEPLSTRTKLQVQLQPKLRSDSQAPASHMAALSRISPLIKQSSLHAQSLVMQPSALSFTLIAPDRGSLDKFTSTLVAQGLNAKLAQVNSNEQGQFSGQVTVNVVENNIAENSDMANNAAAS from the coding sequence GTGTTACATGTTTGGTTACGAGCGCAGCATAGCCCGCTAGCTGTCTGGCACAAAGATGTACAGCAATGGCAAATGGTTGATGGTTGGCAACAGCTGCAAACAATCTATGGTAACTATAAGTCCAATAGCCAAAAGACGCTTTGTCTATACTTTCCCTCAAGTCACGCATTGCAAGTAGACACGGTGCTCAATGCTGCTCAGCTTAAACAGCTTGGTAATGGCGGCAAGCAATACTTATTTGAAGAAACCTCATTAACGCCTATTGAGCAATTGAACATCCGTCAATTGAGCCATGCTGATACGACGCAACTATACGCACTGGCACAAAACGATATTGAATCATGGCAACAAAGCGCGCAGCTAGCCGGTATGAATATAGTGGCGTTACTACCAGATTTTTTATTGTTGCCACCGCCAGAAGAGGGCGCAGGTCAACAAGTAATCCTTTATCAAGATTCGCAGACTATGCTGCTGCGCCAATCATTTGGTCAGGGTATGGCCGTTAGCTATTTACCGTTAATGTTTGAGCGTTTCCCGCATTTAAGTGAGGTAATGGTACAGCCGTCTATTGAGGCAGCTATTGACGCATCGGTCGACTCACTAGATTCATCATCGTCCATGGATTTAGTAGCGCAAACTAAAGCGCTGATCGCTGATCATCAGCTGCTACTGACGATCCTACCTACAGTACCTAAGCCAATTGACAGTCCCGAACGTCACGCGCTTAATTTCTTTATGAAATCTACTGACTCACAATTATCACCATACCTACGGGTGGCGATGATGGTTGCGCTATCAGCGTTAGTACTGCAAATGGCAACCGATGGTGTGCAGTGGTACAAGTATAATGAAGCGACCGCAGCAACCAAGACTGCAATTGCAGCACAGTATCAATCTTGGTTCGCCGATGAGCCACTGAGTACGCGCACCAAACTGCAAGTACAGCTGCAACCAAAACTACGTAGCGATAGCCAAGCGCCTGCATCACATATGGCCGCACTGTCACGCATATCACCATTAATCAAGCAGTCTTCATTGCATGCACAGTCACTGGTAATGCAGCCATCAGCGCTCAGCTTTACCTTGATTGCTCCAGATCGCGGTAGTCTTGATAAATTCACAAGCACACTGGTAGCACAAGGCTTAAATGCCAAACTTGCGCAAGTGAATAGTAATGAGCAAGGTCAGTTTAGTGGTCAAGTCACTGTCAACGTAGTAGAAAACAATATTGCAGAAAACAGCGACATGGCAAACAATGCGGCAGCGTCGTAA
- the gspM gene encoding type II secretion system protein GspM: MKRLQRRTKRNAAVSATSTKAHVLSERMNNYQNVLTTRWQALPPRDQLALAILSIFLLLFIGGYGGYSVHQAASDSKNDYQEQVADYFWLRAQAGNIDSNALNTRNNATGEADMPSTSRINALLNNSGIAGAQVVATGDAVQLSFTHPSQAVVSTALGKLEQQGWQFTQLSMQQDLTNKAIQVQATVTS; the protein is encoded by the coding sequence ATGAAACGATTACAACGCCGTACCAAACGTAATGCAGCGGTCTCTGCAACCAGTACTAAGGCTCATGTATTGTCAGAGCGTATGAATAATTATCAAAATGTACTAACGACGCGCTGGCAAGCATTACCTCCCCGTGATCAACTAGCGCTAGCTATATTGTCTATATTTTTACTGTTATTTATTGGCGGCTATGGTGGCTATAGCGTTCATCAAGCAGCAAGCGATAGTAAAAACGACTATCAGGAGCAAGTGGCAGATTATTTTTGGTTGCGTGCTCAAGCAGGTAATATTGATAGTAATGCATTGAATACTAGGAATAACGCTACTGGAGAGGCTGATATGCCATCCACTAGTCGTATCAATGCGCTGCTCAATAACTCAGGTATAGCAGGTGCTCAGGTGGTTGCGACTGGCGATGCAGTGCAATTGAGCTTTACGCATCCTAGTCAAGCGGTCGTCAGCACTGCACTGGGTAAGCTTGAACAGCAAGGCTGGCAATTTACACAGTTATCTATGCAGCAAGATCTGACCAATAAAGCTATTCAGGTACAAGCAACGGTCACTTCATAA
- a CDS encoding DUF4870 family protein, with product MSNDKRRSLITYNHITYFLYVISYFTAGLLWIVPIVMNYAKRHDASGSWLATHFDWQIKTFWYSIVWFVMGIILITFALGGFGVSVLADSGNIAIGSILLAGLGLLIMTFTFIWHLYRIIRGWIALTDGRPVP from the coding sequence ATGAGCAACGATAAGCGCCGTTCGTTAATTACTTATAACCATATCACTTATTTCTTATATGTGATCAGCTACTTTACTGCGGGTCTGTTGTGGATTGTGCCGATTGTCATGAACTATGCTAAGCGCCATGATGCTAGTGGGTCATGGTTGGCCACGCATTTTGACTGGCAAATCAAGACCTTTTGGTACAGTATCGTTTGGTTCGTCATGGGCATTATTTTGATTACCTTTGCATTAGGCGGCTTTGGCGTTAGCGTATTGGCGGATAGTGGTAATATCGCTATCGGATCAATATTATTGGCTGGTCTTGGTTTACTAATTATGACCTTCACCTTTATCTGGCATTTATATCGCATTATACGTGGTTGGATTGCGTTAACTGATGGACGTCCAGTACCGTAG
- a CDS encoding quinone-dependent dihydroorotate dehydrogenase produces the protein MSYALLRPFLFNMDPEHAHEMTLSLLDKAHKARVLGLAYGQSMQPTDCMGLQFSNPVGLAAGLDKNGDYIDALAELGFGFIEVGTVTPRPQVGNDKPRLFRIKQADAIINRMGFNNEGVDYLIDNVKRCKYRGNIGINIGKNADTPVEQAADDYVYCLERVYPHASYITVNISSPNTKNLRDLQSGEALTQLMDTIKNRHSQLATEYGFYVPLVLKVAPDLEPLQVDYISQQLIDFEIDGLIATNTTLSRVGVEDLRDGDQMGGLSGRPVSHISTQILQQFSDQLDGKVALIGVGGIDSGAKAVKKIEAGADMVQLYTGLIYRGPGLVQSCIQAIGGYYDAMES, from the coding sequence ATGTCTTATGCCTTACTTCGTCCTTTTTTGTTTAATATGGATCCTGAACACGCCCATGAGATGACACTATCTTTATTGGATAAAGCGCATAAAGCGCGTGTTTTAGGCTTGGCGTATGGTCAGTCAATGCAACCAACAGATTGTATGGGTTTGCAGTTCTCTAACCCAGTTGGTCTGGCAGCAGGCTTGGATAAAAACGGCGATTATATTGACGCGCTGGCTGAGCTAGGATTTGGTTTTATAGAAGTAGGAACCGTCACGCCAAGACCGCAAGTAGGCAACGACAAGCCAAGACTGTTTAGAATCAAGCAAGCAGACGCGATTATCAATCGTATGGGCTTTAACAATGAAGGCGTTGATTATCTGATCGACAATGTCAAACGCTGTAAATACAGAGGCAATATCGGTATCAATATTGGTAAAAATGCCGATACGCCGGTAGAGCAAGCCGCCGATGATTATGTGTATTGCTTAGAGCGTGTGTATCCGCATGCCTCATATATCACGGTCAACATCTCATCGCCAAACACCAAAAACCTACGTGATTTGCAAAGTGGTGAAGCGCTGACTCAGTTAATGGATACGATTAAAAACCGTCACAGTCAGTTGGCTACTGAATATGGTTTCTATGTCCCATTAGTGCTTAAAGTTGCTCCAGATTTAGAGCCATTGCAAGTTGATTATATCTCGCAGCAATTAATAGACTTTGAAATTGATGGTTTGATTGCTACTAATACGACATTGAGCCGCGTCGGTGTCGAAGACTTGCGTGATGGTGACCAAATGGGTGGCCTATCTGGTCGTCCTGTGAGTCATATTAGTACCCAGATTTTGCAACAATTCTCTGATCAGTTAGATGGTAAAGTCGCTTTGATAGGTGTAGGCGGTATCGATAGTGGTGCCAAAGCCGTCAAAAAAATCGAAGCAGGCGCAGACATGGTACAGCTCTATACGGGGCTTATCTATCGTGGTCCTGGGCTGGTGCAGTCTTGCATTCAGGCAATCGGTGGCTATTACGATGCCATGGAAAGCTAA
- a CDS encoding CvpA family protein → MSGLDIVIAIVVLIGLWRGFQVGLIKTAIGLVGWFIALIAATRLAGVVSPQLTGIVQNPVLQMAMAFLLVVIAILAVMHLMAFVFSGVLKTLRLGVLDKMAGGVLGAAKNILMVLVVLSVSAPLLVQMPQWQTSVLAPELMPYAPMGKALVSDVLGMAWDQVNQS, encoded by the coding sequence ATGAGTGGTTTAGATATTGTGATTGCTATCGTTGTCTTGATTGGCTTATGGCGCGGCTTTCAAGTAGGACTGATTAAAACAGCAATAGGCTTGGTAGGTTGGTTTATCGCCCTTATCGCTGCTACTAGGCTAGCAGGAGTAGTGTCGCCCCAATTGACGGGTATCGTACAAAATCCTGTACTACAGATGGCTATGGCTTTTTTATTGGTAGTGATTGCGATATTAGCAGTCATGCATCTGATGGCTTTCGTATTCTCAGGCGTGCTCAAAACCTTACGTTTGGGCGTCTTGGATAAAATGGCGGGCGGCGTACTAGGTGCTGCCAAAAACATATTGATGGTCTTGGTTGTACTGAGCGTCAGTGCGCCATTGCTAGTACAGATGCCGCAGTGGCAAACCTCAGTACTAGCGCCTGAGCTAATGCCATACGCACCGATGGGCAAGGCGTTGGTATCAGACGTATTAGGCATGGCTTGGGATCAGGTCAATCAGTCGTGA
- the purF gene encoding amidophosphoribosyltransferase produces MCGVIGVAAHEPVNQILYDGLTMLQHRGQDAAGIVTLQDGRLYLRKENGMVRDVFMNRHMMKLVGKFGIGHVRYPTAGTSSSAEAQPFYVNSPYGITLAHNGNLTNAESLAKSLYIEDRRHLNTDSDSEVLLNVLAHEMQNLGKTHPTADDIFEAVKAVYKRCEGAYGVVALITGHGLLAFRDPNGIRPLIFGKRMAPNGGTEYMVASESVALTGSGFTIVRDVKPGEAIFIDLNHKLHTHQCVEQKEYTPCIFEYVYFARPDSIMDNISVYKSRLRMGEKLADKILSEWGEDHDIDVVIPIPDTSRTSAMELALKMNVKYREGFMKNRYIGRTFIMPGQQQRKKSVRQKLSAVPLEFKGKNVLLVDDSIVRGTTCHEIIQMARDAGANKVFFASAAPPVKFPNVYGIDMPVRSELIASGNSVEEVRDIIGADRLIFQDLDDLIDAVKDTKHSRVEGFDCAVFNGCYITGQINEAYLDHLQEQRNDTAKTGKKGVQIVADTPVDMMGVEEL; encoded by the coding sequence ATGTGTGGAGTCATTGGAGTTGCAGCTCACGAACCAGTCAATCAGATTCTTTATGACGGTTTGACGATGCTACAGCATCGCGGGCAAGATGCAGCAGGTATTGTCACTTTGCAAGATGGGCGACTCTATCTACGTAAAGAAAATGGCATGGTACGTGACGTATTTATGAATCGTCATATGATGAAACTGGTTGGTAAGTTCGGTATCGGTCACGTTCGTTACCCGACAGCTGGTACTTCTAGCAGCGCTGAAGCGCAGCCATTTTATGTTAACTCACCATATGGTATTACCCTTGCGCACAATGGTAACTTGACCAATGCTGAGAGTTTGGCCAAATCTTTGTATATCGAAGATCGCCGCCACCTTAATACTGACTCAGATTCTGAAGTACTGTTAAACGTACTGGCACATGAGATGCAGAATTTAGGCAAAACACACCCAACTGCTGATGATATCTTTGAAGCAGTAAAAGCCGTCTATAAACGCTGTGAAGGCGCTTACGGCGTTGTCGCTCTGATCACTGGTCATGGCTTACTGGCATTCCGCGATCCAAACGGTATCCGTCCACTTATCTTTGGTAAGCGTATGGCACCGAATGGCGGCACTGAGTATATGGTTGCCTCTGAATCAGTTGCATTGACAGGTTCTGGTTTTACTATCGTTCGTGATGTAAAACCAGGCGAAGCGATTTTTATCGATTTGAACCATAAGCTGCATACGCATCAGTGCGTCGAGCAAAAAGAATACACGCCTTGTATCTTTGAATATGTTTACTTTGCTCGTCCAGATTCGATTATGGACAATATCTCAGTTTATAAATCACGCCTACGCATGGGTGAAAAACTGGCAGATAAAATCCTTTCTGAATGGGGTGAGGATCATGATATCGATGTGGTCATTCCAATTCCAGATACATCGCGTACTTCAGCGATGGAGCTGGCGCTAAAAATGAACGTCAAGTACCGTGAAGGGTTTATGAAAAACCGCTACATCGGTCGTACGTTTATTATGCCAGGTCAGCAGCAGCGCAAAAAATCAGTTCGCCAAAAGCTGAGCGCTGTGCCGCTAGAGTTCAAAGGCAAAAACGTACTGTTGGTTGATGATTCTATCGTTCGTGGTACGACTTGTCATGAAATCATTCAAATGGCACGAGATGCTGGTGCTAACAAGGTGTTTTTTGCCAGTGCTGCGCCACCAGTGAAATTTCCAAACGTATATGGCATTGATATGCCCGTACGTAGCGAGCTTATTGCCTCAGGTAATAGTGTTGAAGAAGTACGTGATATCATCGGTGCAGATCGTTTGATCTTCCAAGATTTGGATGATTTGATCGACGCAGTAAAAGATACCAAGCATAGCCGAGTGGAAGGTTTTGATTGTGCGGTATTTAACGGCTGCTATATCACTGGTCAGATCAATGAAGCGTATCTTGATCACTTGCAAGAGCAGCGCAATGATACTGCCAAAACTGGTAAAAAAGGTGTACAAATAGTGGCTGATACCCCAGTTGATATGATGGGTGTAGAAGAGCTTTAA
- a CDS encoding AzlD domain-containing protein gives MTSSYLIFATLAMAAVTFITRALPALIPRKLLDTPWLHRLNESLPLSVMVLLILTSLSYQDLSTTVALNDTELHLLMAQVGALILVLFIYHISRQLLVSMVVGIAAINGLFWLFSSFLG, from the coding sequence ATGACCAGTAGTTATCTTATTTTTGCTACGCTTGCTATGGCAGCAGTGACCTTTATCACTCGTGCATTGCCAGCATTGATACCTAGAAAGCTGCTAGATACACCTTGGCTACATCGTTTAAATGAGAGCCTACCGTTGTCGGTGATGGTGCTGCTTATTTTGACTAGCCTGTCCTATCAAGACCTATCGACGACTGTTGCTTTAAACGATACCGAATTACATCTATTAATGGCACAAGTCGGTGCACTTATTTTGGTATTGTTTATCTATCATATCAGCCGTCAGCTTTTGGTCAGTATGGTTGTTGGTATTGCGGCAATCAATGGTCTGTTTTGGTTATTTAGCAGCTTTCTAGGCTAA
- a CDS encoding AzlC family ABC transporter permease, which translates to MNTHSNELSHQHENRYHWAEGFKKSLPVAMGYLPAGIAFGVLAQVAGIPIWATIMLSIILYAGAAQYACLPMLSTGLPIGNIATNIAAINLRHVFYGMPLLQYLPKNKLAKTYCLFALTDETFSIMTSLPNESRRALILPISLFNQSWWVLASTVGVMIGSTLSDLVPNLDFALVCLFAILAYEQFQSIKRYFPIGIAVLGLIIASLFTSDWLLLVAITICMFMILVRGFWIERQKTGDSHDQ; encoded by the coding sequence GTGAATACTCATTCAAATGAATTAAGCCATCAACATGAAAACCGCTACCACTGGGCTGAGGGCTTTAAGAAAAGCTTGCCAGTTGCTATGGGATATCTGCCTGCCGGTATTGCCTTTGGTGTACTCGCACAGGTAGCTGGTATCCCCATATGGGCAACGATTATGCTCAGTATCATTCTCTATGCTGGTGCAGCTCAGTATGCTTGTTTGCCAATGCTGAGCACAGGCCTGCCGATTGGTAATATCGCCACCAATATTGCTGCGATTAATCTACGTCATGTATTCTATGGTATGCCGTTATTACAGTATTTACCGAAAAATAAGCTGGCAAAGACGTACTGTCTGTTTGCGTTGACTGACGAAACTTTTTCGATCATGACCAGCTTGCCAAATGAGTCGCGACGAGCGCTGATACTTCCTATCAGCCTCTTTAACCAAAGCTGGTGGGTACTCGCGAGTACGGTTGGCGTAATGATTGGTAGTACGCTCAGTGATTTGGTGCCAAATTTAGACTTTGCGTTGGTTTGTCTGTTTGCAATTCTTGCTTATGAGCAATTTCAAAGTATCAAACGCTACTTCCCGATTGGTATTGCCGTGCTTGGCTTAATCATTGCTTCGCTGTTTACCAGCGACTGGTTGCTACTAGTAGCCATTACTATCTGTATGTTTATGATCTTGGTACGTGGGTTTTGGATAGAGCGTCAAAAGACGGGAGACTCTCATGACCAGTAG
- a CDS encoding MATE family efflux transporter — MSANSATSHAMPPIDTSYKRIITIALPVLLANLAMPLQSVIDTAIVGNMNDTAKLAGMGLAIQLLSLLLVSFNFLQYASSGLAAQALGQLANNSNTSAVSAPTPLLSILQRALLLAFAIGAILLLAKPWLIDFGLQALSANPESGRAAKTYLDVRFWGVIAELMNFAFIGWFAGQGKTRYMLYQQGFIAVLNIVLTLFFVFAMQMGLTGVALGTTIAFWFGILMALWLSRQHLKISWSVLFKADRQYFTKEKMLRLFSLNKDIFVRTLILTLSFAWITRLSAQSGDVILAANAILLQVLSISAFALDGVAVSAETLSGQAAGRRDWPRFRIIVNRTGVVSYGLAIMLSAIWWLAMPTYLGFMTNIESVFTLAYDYHLYAVLLPLVGVGAYWLDGIFFGLTAGSVIRNAALILAAIFFPLSWLLYQQWDMTGIWLSVWCLLLLRLVILGGFLYRANQTGSYEKLQPEA, encoded by the coding sequence ATGTCAGCTAATTCAGCAACTTCTCACGCGATGCCACCTATTGACACAAGCTACAAGCGTATTATCACGATTGCATTGCCTGTGCTATTGGCGAATTTGGCCATGCCATTACAAAGCGTGATTGATACGGCCATTGTAGGCAATATGAATGACACGGCGAAACTTGCTGGCATGGGTTTGGCCATACAACTGCTGTCGCTATTGCTTGTTAGTTTTAACTTTTTGCAGTATGCATCATCTGGGCTTGCTGCGCAGGCATTGGGACAATTAGCTAATAATAGCAATACATCAGCCGTATCAGCGCCCACGCCTTTGCTGTCTATCTTGCAACGCGCGTTACTATTGGCGTTTGCTATTGGAGCAATATTACTACTCGCAAAGCCATGGCTGATTGATTTTGGCTTACAAGCACTATCAGCCAATCCTGAAAGTGGACGCGCGGCGAAGACCTACTTAGACGTACGCTTTTGGGGCGTGATCGCGGAGCTGATGAACTTTGCATTTATTGGTTGGTTTGCAGGACAAGGTAAGACCCGTTATATGCTGTATCAACAGGGCTTTATTGCCGTACTTAATATCGTACTGACTCTGTTTTTTGTATTTGCAATGCAGATGGGATTAACTGGTGTCGCACTAGGAACCACTATTGCATTTTGGTTTGGAATACTGATGGCACTGTGGTTGAGCCGCCAACATTTAAAAATATCGTGGTCTGTGTTATTCAAAGCGGATCGTCAGTATTTTACGAAAGAAAAAATGCTTAGGCTATTTTCTTTAAACAAAGATATCTTTGTACGTACTCTTATTTTAACGCTAAGCTTTGCTTGGATTACTCGACTGTCTGCCCAAAGCGGTGATGTCATACTGGCTGCCAATGCTATTTTATTGCAAGTATTAAGCATATCTGCTTTCGCTCTTGATGGCGTCGCTGTCTCTGCTGAAACGTTAAGTGGACAAGCTGCAGGACGACGTGACTGGCCACGTTTTCGTATTATTGTGAATCGTACAGGCGTGGTTAGTTATGGTCTTGCTATCATGTTGAGCGCCATTTGGTGGCTTGCAATGCCTACGTATTTGGGATTTATGACCAATATTGAGTCGGTGTTTACCCTCGCCTATGACTACCATTTATATGCCGTATTATTGCCTCTTGTCGGTGTTGGTGCCTATTGGCTAGATGGGATATTTTTCGGTTTGACGGCTGGTAGCGTGATTCGTAATGCGGCGCTGATACTGGCTGCTATTTTCTTCCCTTTGAGCTGGTTGCTCTATCAGCAATGGGATATGACAGGTATTTGGCTTAGCGTGTGGTGTCTATTATTATTAAGACTAGTCATTCTAGGTGGGTTTTTGTACCGTGCCAATCAGACTGGCAGCTATGAAAAACTACAACCTGAAGCTTAG